In a single window of the Streptomyces sp. NBC_00285 genome:
- the thpD gene encoding ectoine hydroxylase has product MTTVTDLYPSRGATEVSIPRKDPVLWSSPDTPGPIATAELESFERDGFLAMDQIIGPDEVPVYQRELERIISAPEIRADERSIIEPQSKEIRSVFEVHRISEVFAKLVHDERVVGRARQILGSDVYVHQSRINVKPGFGARGFYWHSDFETWHAEDGLPNMRTVSVSIALTENHDTNGGLMIMPGSHRTFLGCAGATPKDNYKKSLQMQDAGTPSDEALTEMASQYGIKLFTGKAGSATWFDCNCMHGSGDNITPFPRSNVFIVFNSVENQAVEPFAAPVRRPEFIGARDFTPVK; this is encoded by the coding sequence ATGACCACCGTCACCGATCTCTACCCCAGCCGCGGCGCCACCGAGGTGTCGATCCCCCGCAAGGACCCGGTCCTGTGGTCGTCGCCCGACACACCGGGCCCGATCGCCACGGCCGAGCTGGAGTCCTTCGAACGCGACGGCTTCCTCGCCATGGACCAGATCATCGGGCCTGATGAAGTACCCGTCTACCAGCGCGAGTTGGAGCGGATCATCAGCGCCCCGGAGATCCGCGCGGACGAGCGCTCGATCATCGAGCCGCAGTCCAAGGAGATCCGGTCCGTCTTCGAGGTGCACAGGATCAGCGAGGTGTTCGCGAAGCTGGTGCACGACGAGCGGGTCGTCGGCCGGGCCCGGCAGATCCTCGGCTCGGACGTCTACGTCCACCAGTCGCGGATCAACGTCAAGCCCGGTTTCGGGGCCCGCGGCTTCTACTGGCACTCCGACTTCGAGACCTGGCACGCCGAGGACGGCCTGCCCAACATGCGCACGGTGTCCGTCTCGATCGCGCTGACCGAGAACCACGACACCAACGGCGGCCTCATGATCATGCCGGGCTCGCACCGCACCTTCCTCGGGTGCGCGGGGGCCACTCCGAAGGACAACTACAAGAAGTCCCTGCAGATGCAGGACGCGGGCACGCCCTCGGACGAGGCGCTGACGGAGATGGCCTCGCAGTACGGCATCAAGTTGTTCACGGGCAAGGCCGGTTCGGCCACCTGGTTCGACTGCAACTGTATGCACGGCTCCGGGGACAACATCACACCCTTCCCGCGCAGCAACGTGTTCATCGTGTTCAACAGCGTGGAGAACCAGGCCGTCGAGCCGTTCGCGGCTCCCGTACGGCGTCCTGAGTTCATCGGCGCGAGGGACTTCACTCCGGTGAAGTAG
- a CDS encoding aminotransferase class V-fold PLP-dependent enzyme yields the protein METFESLVRAEFAPKNTFLNTASSGLLPARTVTALQGAALIRAEGRPLDPLFEDVEMSRAAFARLAGVPVTRVAAGASVSTHSGLVAASLPAGAEVLTAEDDFTSVVNPFHARGDLKVRMVALERLADSVRPGTALVAVSAAQSADGRIADLPALRAAATEHGARTYVDFSQAAGWLPVDAQSYDYTVSTTFKWLLGPHGAAFLVVPEDFGDLVPVLAGWVAGEVPWDSCYGPIAELAHSARRFDISPALFTYTGTRRSLELLEELGVDAVRTHDLALADRFRTGLADLGHAPLPAPGSPIVSVPGLGGRQPELSAAGIEVSNRAGNLRASFHLYNTVTDVDRILDALSH from the coding sequence ATGGAGACCTTCGAGAGCCTGGTCCGTGCCGAGTTCGCCCCGAAGAACACCTTTCTCAACACCGCGAGCAGCGGCCTGCTCCCCGCCCGAACCGTGACCGCCCTCCAGGGGGCCGCTCTGATCCGCGCCGAGGGCAGGCCGCTTGATCCGCTGTTCGAAGACGTGGAGATGTCCCGTGCCGCGTTCGCCCGGCTGGCCGGTGTCCCGGTCACGAGGGTCGCGGCCGGGGCTTCTGTCTCCACCCACTCGGGCCTGGTCGCCGCGTCGCTGCCCGCCGGTGCCGAAGTCCTCACCGCCGAGGACGACTTCACCTCCGTCGTGAACCCCTTCCACGCCCGCGGCGACCTCAAGGTCCGCATGGTTGCGCTGGAGCGGCTCGCCGACTCCGTCCGCCCCGGCACCGCTCTCGTCGCGGTCAGCGCCGCCCAGTCCGCCGACGGCCGGATCGCCGACCTGCCCGCCCTGCGCGCGGCGGCCACGGAACACGGCGCCCGCACCTACGTCGACTTCTCGCAGGCCGCGGGATGGCTCCCGGTGGACGCGCAGTCCTACGACTACACCGTCTCCACCACCTTCAAGTGGCTGCTGGGCCCGCACGGCGCCGCCTTCCTCGTCGTGCCCGAGGACTTCGGCGATCTGGTGCCGGTGCTCGCCGGATGGGTCGCGGGGGAGGTCCCTTGGGACAGCTGCTACGGTCCCATCGCCGAACTGGCCCACTCCGCCCGGCGGTTCGACATCAGCCCCGCCCTGTTCACCTACACGGGAACACGTCGCTCCCTCGAACTCCTGGAGGAGCTGGGCGTGGACGCCGTACGCACCCACGACCTCGCCCTCGCCGACCGTTTCCGCACCGGACTCGCCGACCTCGGCCACGCCCCCCTGCCCGCGCCCGGCTCGCCGATCGTGTCGGTGCCCGGACTCGGCGGGCGGCAGCCCGAGTTGAGCGCGGCGGGCATCGAGGTGTCCAACCGGGCCGGCAACCTGCGCGCCTCATTCCATCTGTACAACACGGTCACCGATGTCGACCGGATTCTGGACGCCCTGTCTCACTGA
- a CDS encoding DsbA family oxidoreductase — protein MRVEIWSDIACPWCYVGKARFEKALEAFPHRDGVEVVHRSFELDPGRDRSDVQPVLAMLSKKYGMSQAQAQAGEENLGTQAAAEGLAYRTRDRDHGNTFDLHRLLHLAKAQGRQDELIQILYRANFAEERSLFSEGDERLVELAVEAGLDAGEVRTVLADPTAYADDVRADEREAAELGANGVPFFVLDRKYGVSGAQPAEVFAQALTQAWGNRSPLQLIDQGDAGAEACGPDGCAVPQQH, from the coding sequence ATGCGCGTCGAGATCTGGAGCGACATCGCCTGCCCCTGGTGCTACGTGGGCAAGGCCCGCTTCGAGAAGGCGCTGGAGGCCTTCCCGCACCGTGACGGTGTCGAGGTGGTCCACCGGTCGTTCGAGCTGGACCCGGGCCGGGACAGGAGTGACGTCCAGCCCGTCCTCGCCATGCTCAGCAAGAAGTACGGCATGAGCCAGGCCCAGGCCCAGGCCGGCGAGGAGAACCTCGGAACCCAGGCCGCCGCCGAGGGCCTCGCGTACCGCACCCGTGACCGCGACCACGGCAACACCTTCGACCTGCACCGCCTCCTCCACCTCGCGAAGGCGCAGGGCAGGCAGGACGAGCTCATCCAGATCCTCTACCGGGCCAACTTCGCCGAGGAGAGGTCCCTGTTCAGCGAGGGCGACGAACGGCTCGTGGAACTCGCCGTCGAGGCAGGCCTGGATGCCGGCGAGGTCCGCACGGTCCTCGCCGACCCCACCGCCTACGCCGACGACGTCCGCGCTGACGAGCGCGAGGCCGCGGAGCTCGGCGCGAACGGCGTCCCCTTCTTCGTCCTGGACCGCAAGTACGGCGTCTCCGGCGCCCAGCCCGCCGAGGTCTTCGCCCAGGCCCTCACCCAGGCCTGGGGCAACCGCTCCCCGCTGCAGCTGATCGACCAGGGCGACGCGGGCGCTGAGGCCTGCGGCCCCGACGGGTGCGCCGTACCGCAGCAGCACTGA
- a CDS encoding DUF1349 domain-containing protein: protein MDVELPELPFSLRTYGPDGHWVHEDGMLSGWAGPRQDRFVPPTGEGLDPAADAPRLLGAPEGDFQLIARVTVGFNGSFDAGVLYVHVGERAWAKLCLENSPDVPTVCTVVTRGHSDDCNSFTVDGSSVWLRISRTGRAFAFHASRDGKRWTFVRLFTLGDEKETGAALVGFMSQSPMGEGCVVTYDHIEFRPAWPDDLRDGS from the coding sequence ATGGACGTCGAACTTCCCGAACTCCCCTTCTCTCTCCGCACCTACGGACCCGACGGGCACTGGGTCCACGAGGACGGGATGCTCTCCGGCTGGGCCGGCCCCCGGCAGGACCGGTTCGTGCCGCCCACCGGGGAGGGACTCGATCCCGCCGCCGACGCACCACGGCTGCTCGGCGCCCCCGAGGGGGACTTCCAGCTGATAGCCCGCGTCACCGTCGGCTTCAACGGGTCGTTCGACGCGGGTGTGTTGTACGTCCACGTCGGGGAGCGGGCCTGGGCGAAACTCTGCCTGGAGAACTCCCCGGACGTACCGACCGTGTGCACGGTCGTCACCCGGGGGCACTCCGACGACTGCAACTCCTTCACCGTGGACGGCAGTTCGGTGTGGCTCCGGATCAGCCGCACCGGCCGCGCCTTCGCCTTCCACGCCTCCCGGGACGGCAAGCGCTGGACCTTCGTCCGCCTGTTCACCCTGGGCGACGAGAAGGAGACGGGCGCGGCCCTGGTCGGCTTCATGTCCCAGTCGCCGATGGGGGAGGGCTGCGTGGTGACGTACGACCACATCGAGTTCAGGCCCGCCTGGCCGGACGACCTGAGAGACGGAAGCTGA